A section of the Methanosarcina mazei S-6 genome encodes:
- a CDS encoding histidine kinase dimerization/phosphoacceptor domain -containing protein yields the protein MRLKNVPLKPKLVIFIVVGVFLILAVSTAVIIGTVTSQEEKLAYEKSIEMAGNYANQFDAQMEANQAIARTLACTMAEYGSQDREEAMSIIKRILNENPQLIGVYLGYEPDAFDGRDKNYINAPGHDSTGRFVPYCNKINGPVIIEPLVHYDSSDYYQLPKTTGKDTLTEPYFYEGIFMVSYDSPIFKNGEFAGIAGVDVPLEYVDDVASSIRTFDTGYAFMVSNTGIFLSHPTQKNWIGEKSLSDFDVEEIKNAASDIREGIGGHVEIKDPITGKTVIMFYEPVKTGDFSFVLVVPKEEMLAGVKDLRDRLLIISAISILFMAALAHMIARSITRPIDDIVDDFKNIAQEAVKGKLDVRANTDVEVDFQEIPTGLNEILKAVVVPVRETIRVTNALAKGELKERVNVDVQGEFRELGDTLDKFSETLNMIIDDSNAVLTAFQNYDFKREISVHGQGDFKLLTDGIEETRRVLDLITMQRRVAEKALLDYAMELEHSNKLKEEMERVINNSPVIVFLWKYEPGWPAEFVSENVSLLGYEVEDFISKRVFYENIIHPEDLQKIQEELARNVESGCNLYNSEYRVLTRSGEVRWVDERTFIHRDERCEVHLQGVILDVTEHKKAEEALLQIEEIHKKEIHHRIKNNLQVISTLLYLESGNFSDEKVIEAFIESQHRVKSMALVHEKLYQSEDMVSVDFADYIKDLSDYLFHSYSVGDGNVSLRLDIENIFLGMDTAVPLGIIINELVSNSLKHAFSKGEDGEICIRLHRNERGNLYTENYNNAEAKVAMSEKTDFNGISRLQEDKKAEDRKAEDRLTLIVRDNGRGFPEGLDFRDTDSLGLQLVTALVDQINGSIELDTSRGTGFKIIFQELKYKTRV from the coding sequence ATGAGGTTAAAAAATGTCCCCCTGAAACCCAAGCTGGTTATTTTTATTGTTGTTGGAGTTTTCCTTATCCTTGCCGTATCCACTGCTGTTATAATAGGGACCGTGACCTCTCAGGAAGAAAAGCTTGCATATGAGAAATCTATCGAGATGGCAGGCAATTATGCAAATCAGTTTGATGCACAGATGGAGGCAAACCAGGCTATTGCAAGGACACTTGCCTGCACCATGGCTGAGTACGGGTCCCAGGACAGGGAAGAGGCAATGAGCATTATCAAAAGGATACTTAACGAGAACCCACAGCTTATAGGCGTCTATCTGGGTTATGAGCCGGATGCTTTTGACGGCAGGGATAAAAACTATATTAATGCTCCAGGGCACGATTCAACAGGCAGGTTTGTACCTTACTGCAACAAAATCAATGGACCTGTGATCATCGAACCTCTTGTCCATTACGATTCCTCTGATTATTATCAGCTTCCAAAAACGACCGGAAAAGATACCCTGACAGAACCTTATTTTTATGAAGGAATATTCATGGTAAGCTATGACTCGCCTATTTTTAAAAACGGGGAATTTGCAGGGATAGCCGGTGTGGACGTCCCTCTTGAGTACGTGGACGATGTAGCAAGCAGTATACGCACTTTTGATACCGGATATGCTTTCATGGTAAGCAATACGGGAATTTTTCTCTCTCATCCCACACAGAAAAACTGGATTGGAGAAAAAAGCCTCTCTGACTTTGATGTGGAAGAGATAAAAAATGCTGCATCTGACATCCGCGAGGGGATAGGAGGGCATGTTGAAATTAAGGACCCTATAACAGGCAAAACCGTGATAATGTTTTACGAGCCCGTAAAAACAGGAGATTTTTCTTTCGTGCTTGTCGTTCCCAAAGAGGAAATGCTTGCCGGAGTGAAGGACCTGAGGGACCGGCTTCTCATCATCTCTGCCATCTCAATCCTGTTTATGGCTGCTCTCGCTCATATGATTGCCAGGTCCATTACAAGACCTATTGATGATATTGTTGATGATTTCAAAAATATCGCACAGGAGGCTGTTAAAGGGAAGCTGGATGTGAGGGCAAATACCGATGTGGAAGTTGATTTTCAGGAGATACCTACGGGGTTGAATGAGATTCTTAAAGCTGTTGTTGTCCCTGTGCGGGAAACCATACGGGTCACCAATGCCCTTGCGAAAGGGGAATTAAAAGAAAGGGTTAATGTGGATGTCCAGGGAGAGTTCAGGGAATTGGGGGACACTCTTGACAAGTTCTCCGAGACCCTCAATATGATTATAGATGACTCCAATGCTGTCCTGACAGCTTTTCAGAACTATGATTTTAAGCGTGAGATCTCCGTGCACGGGCAGGGGGATTTCAAGCTCCTTACGGATGGGATCGAAGAGACTCGAAGGGTACTCGACCTTATCACCATGCAGAGGAGAGTAGCGGAAAAAGCCCTGCTGGATTATGCAATGGAGCTGGAACATTCCAACAAGCTTAAAGAAGAGATGGAAAGGGTCATTAACAACAGTCCTGTAATTGTGTTTTTATGGAAATACGAACCAGGCTGGCCTGCGGAATTTGTCTCGGAAAATGTTAGCCTTTTAGGATATGAAGTTGAAGATTTTATTTCAAAGAGAGTTTTCTATGAAAATATCATACATCCGGAAGACCTCCAAAAGATCCAGGAAGAGCTTGCCAGAAACGTGGAGTCAGGATGTAATCTCTATAATTCGGAATACAGGGTTCTGACCAGATCCGGAGAGGTCCGCTGGGTGGATGAAAGAACGTTTATCCACAGGGATGAGAGATGCGAAGTCCACCTCCAGGGAGTTATCCTTGACGTAACCGAACACAAAAAAGCTGAAGAAGCCCTCCTTCAGATAGAAGAGATTCATAAGAAAGAGATCCACCACAGGATTAAAAACAACCTCCAGGTAATCTCAACCCTTCTCTATCTCGAATCAGGCAATTTCAGCGATGAAAAGGTAATCGAAGCCTTTATAGAGAGCCAGCACAGAGTCAAGTCAATGGCCCTCGTGCATGAAAAACTCTACCAGTCCGAAGATATGGTAAGTGTGGACTTTGCAGATTATATCAAAGACCTCTCAGACTACCTCTTCCATTCCTATTCCGTGGGCGATGGAAACGTGAGTCTTAGGCTTGATATTGAAAACATATTCCTCGGAATGGACACTGCGGTTCCCCTGGGCATTATTATAAACGAACTGGTTTCAAACTCTCTTAAACATGCTTTTTCCAAAGGAGAGGACGGAGAAATTTGCATCCGGCTGCATAGAAACGAAAGAGGTAATCTTTATACAGAAAATTATAATAATGCAGAAGCTAAAGTGGCTATGAGCGAGAAAACAGACTTTAATGGTATCAGCAGATTACAGGAAGATAAAAAAGCAGAGGACAGAAAAGCAGAGGATAGGCTCACTCTTATTGTAAGGGACAATGGCAGAGGCTTCCCTGAAGGTCTTGACTTTAGAGATACGGATTCCCTCGGGCTCCAGCTTGTGACTGCACTTGTTGACCAGATTAACGGAAGCATAGAACTTGATACCAGCAGGGGAACCGGGTTCAAAATTATTTTTCAGGAGCTGAAGTATAAAACCAGGGTGTGA
- a CDS encoding response regulator, protein MAEGRILIVEDEHIVAMGIKRMLKSLGYTVTGVASSGKDAISKAESTFPDLILMDIMLKGELDGVEAAKEIKERFDVPIVYLTAYSDSNILERVKKTGPSGYIVKPFDEKDLYSNIEIALHRSRKEKKDIEEGIEGEIEGEIEEGEIKEVEEKK, encoded by the coding sequence ATGGCAGAAGGACGAATTTTGATTGTTGAAGACGAACATATCGTTGCTATGGGAATAAAGCGTATGCTAAAAAGCCTGGGATACACGGTTACAGGTGTAGCGTCATCCGGAAAAGATGCCATAAGCAAAGCCGAAAGTACATTTCCTGATCTCATATTGATGGACATAATGCTTAAAGGTGAACTTGACGGCGTGGAGGCTGCAAAAGAGATAAAAGAGCGCTTTGATGTGCCCATAGTCTATCTAACTGCTTATTCAGACAGCAATATTCTTGAGAGAGTGAAAAAAACAGGGCCCTCCGGATATATCGTGAAGCCGTTTGATGAAAAAGACCTTTACAGCAATATCGAAATAGCTCTGCACAGATCCAGGAAAGAAAAAAAGGACATTGAAGAAGGGATTGAAGGAGAAATTGAAGGAGAAATTGAAGAAGGAGAAATCAAAGAAGTTGAAGAGAAAAAATAA
- a CDS encoding response regulator, whose translation MPEGRILIVEDEYIVAMGIKRMLKNLGYTLAGVASSGEEAINKAESSFPDLVLMDIMLKGEMNGIEAAKEIKVRFGIPVVYLTACSESKIVERAWKTGPSGYIVKPFDEKDLQKSIDVAMRRQRMEKNEPGRSSLNAENPLRNPEHALKKSEKTPEKLSESVKCTERL comes from the coding sequence ATGCCAGAAGGACGAATTCTAATTGTCGAAGACGAATATATTGTCGCCATGGGAATAAAGCGCATGCTGAAGAATCTGGGGTACACACTGGCAGGCGTTGCTTCCTCGGGAGAAGAAGCCATTAATAAAGCGGAAAGCAGCTTTCCTGACCTTGTGCTTATGGATATAATGCTTAAAGGGGAGATGAACGGGATAGAGGCTGCAAAAGAGATCAAAGTACGCTTTGGTATCCCTGTGGTTTACCTGACTGCCTGTTCGGAAAGCAAAATAGTGGAACGTGCCTGGAAAACGGGACCTTCTGGATATATCGTGAAGCCGTTTGACGAAAAAGACCTGCAAAAGAGCATTGATGTGGCCATGCGCAGGCAGAGGATGGAAAAAAATGAGCCTGGAAGAAGTTCCCTTAATGCTGAAAATCCCTTAAGGAACCCTGAACATGCTCTCAAAAAAAGTGAAAAAACGCCCGAAAAACTTTCCGAATCCGTTAAGTGTACTGAACGACTTTGA
- the pap gene encoding polyphosphate:AMP phosphotransferase: MLENVDLSREITNGEYKQSMKTLQVKLGELQRKAWELKIPIIIVFEGWHASGMGEDINRFILPLDPRGFDFHTMRRPCYKEELKPFLLHFWSRIPVRGRIGIFDRSWYSRAVIELFAKEKNEDALEKTLEELTYFERQLSDDGYLILKFFLHISEKEQKERFKEIKKRGIPLILEEYKDKNGKDLEFIEGYEEYLPVVERILERTDVPYAPWTIIEANDRNFAVLKIMSKVAGAIEKCIEKVTRTPGEQTIKYLDMAKEKLPALDGSVLEKVDLSKSITLEEYRESKKLFQEKIENLQYELLKRKRSTVVVFEGWDAAGKGGNIHRLVEELNPRLYRVVPVGSPNDYEKAHQYLWRFCSATPMAGHMTIFDRSWYGRVLVERVEGFSTEEEWGRAYREINEFEKILYDSGAIILKFWLHIDKETQLERFESRLTDPEKRWKITEDDWRNRNRWDDYEIAVNEMLQKTSTLGAPWIVVESNDKRYSRIKVLKTVAEAIEKELGT; this comes from the coding sequence ATTCTTGAAAATGTTGACCTTTCCCGGGAAATAACTAATGGGGAATACAAGCAGAGTATGAAAACACTTCAGGTTAAGCTGGGTGAGCTTCAACGGAAGGCATGGGAATTAAAAATACCCATTATAATTGTTTTTGAAGGCTGGCACGCGTCAGGAATGGGAGAGGACATCAACCGTTTCATACTTCCCCTGGACCCGAGAGGCTTTGATTTCCATACGATGAGGAGGCCCTGCTATAAGGAAGAATTAAAGCCTTTCCTGCTTCATTTCTGGTCCAGGATCCCTGTCAGGGGAAGAATAGGAATTTTTGATCGGAGCTGGTACAGCAGGGCAGTAATTGAGCTATTTGCTAAGGAAAAAAATGAAGATGCTCTCGAAAAAACGCTCGAAGAACTGACCTATTTTGAGCGACAGCTTTCGGATGACGGGTACCTGATACTCAAATTCTTTCTGCATATCAGTGAAAAAGAGCAGAAGGAGCGCTTTAAGGAAATAAAAAAGAGAGGCATACCTCTCATTCTTGAAGAATATAAAGATAAAAACGGGAAAGACCTTGAATTTATTGAAGGCTATGAAGAATATCTGCCTGTTGTTGAAAGGATACTCGAAAGAACCGATGTGCCTTACGCTCCCTGGACAATAATTGAGGCAAATGACAGGAACTTTGCAGTTTTAAAAATAATGTCAAAGGTTGCCGGTGCGATTGAGAAATGTATTGAAAAAGTAACGCGCACACCGGGGGAGCAGACAATAAAATACCTGGACATGGCAAAAGAAAAGCTCCCTGCCCTTGACGGTTCAGTCCTGGAAAAGGTAGACCTGTCAAAAAGTATTACCCTGGAAGAGTACAGAGAATCAAAAAAGCTCTTTCAGGAAAAAATTGAAAACCTTCAGTACGAACTGTTAAAAAGAAAACGTTCTACAGTTGTCGTTTTTGAGGGCTGGGATGCTGCAGGAAAAGGGGGAAATATTCACCGCCTTGTTGAAGAGCTTAACCCGAGGCTTTACAGGGTCGTGCCTGTAGGTTCTCCAAATGATTATGAAAAAGCCCACCAGTACCTCTGGCGCTTCTGTAGTGCAACCCCCATGGCAGGGCACATGACCATTTTTGATCGGAGCTGGTACGGGCGCGTCCTTGTGGAGAGAGTGGAAGGGTTCAGTACGGAAGAAGAATGGGGAAGGGCTTACAGAGAGATAAATGAGTTTGAAAAAATACTTTATGACTCAGGAGCAATTATCCTGAAGTTCTGGCTGCATATAGATAAGGAAACCCAGCTGGAACGTTTTGAAAGCCGGCTTACTGACCCTGAGAAACGCTGGAAAATCACGGAAGATGACTGGCGGAACAGGAACCGCTGGGACGATTATGAAATCGCAGTCAATGAAATGCTTCAGAAAACCAGCACCTTAGGAGCTCCCTGGATTGTCGTTGAATCAAATGACAAAAGGTATTCCAGAATAAAAGTCCTTAAAACGGTAGCCGAAGCCATTGAAAAAGAACTTGGAACCTGA